One window from the genome of Myripristis murdjan chromosome 6, fMyrMur1.1, whole genome shotgun sequence encodes:
- the LOC115360528 gene encoding BTB/POZ domain-containing protein kctd15-like: MSSVSVSSQEGRSMSRMSLSRSPVSPMTAQGIPSPAQLTKANAPVHIDVGGHMYTSSLATLTKYPESRISRLFNGTEPIVLDSLKQHYFIDRDGDIFRYILSFLRTCKLLLPEDFKDFPQLYEEARYYQLTPMVRELERWQVEREAQRAAPCECLVVRVTPDLGERIALSGEKVLIEEIFPETGDVMCNSVNAGWNQDPTHVIRFPLNGYCRLNSVQVLERLFQKGFTIKASCGGGVDSSQFSEYVLCRDLRRSQSITSTPIRIKQEPLD, from the exons GAGGGACGGAGCATGTCCAGGATGTCTCTGAGCCGCTCTCCTGTGTCTCCCATGACCGCCCAGGGCATCCCGTCTCCAGCCCAACTCACCAAGGCCAACGCACCGGTCCACATCGACGTGGGGGGGCACATGTACACCAGCAGCCTGGCCACGCTCACCAAATACCCCGAGTCCAG aATCAGTCGTCTGTTCAACGGCACCGAGCCCATCGTGTTGGACAGCTTGAAGCAGCACTACTTCATCGACAGGGACGGAGATATATTTCGCTACATCCTCAGCTTCCTGCGGACCTGCAAACTGCTTCTCCCAGAGGACTTTAAG GACTTCCCCCAGCTGTATGAGGAGGCGCGCTACTACCAGCTGACACCGATGGTACGGGAGTTGGAGCGCTGGCAGGTGGAGCGTGAAGCCCAGCGGGCGGCGCCCTGCGAATGCCTGGTTGTTCGCGTCACACCCGACCTGGGCGAGAGGATCGCCCTCAGCGGGGAGAAGGTCCTCATCGAGGAGATCTTCCCCGAGACCGGAGACGTCATGTGCAACTCGGTCAACGCCGGCTGGAACCAGGATCCCACCCACGTCATCCGCTTCCCCCTTAATGGATACTGCAGGCTCAACTCAGTGCAG GTACTGGAGAGGTTGTTTCAGAAGGGCTTCACCATCAAAGCGTCCTGTGGCGGTGGGGTTGATTCATCCCAGTTCAGTGAGTACGTGCTGTGTCGTGACCTCCGGCGGAGCCAGTCCATCACCAGCACCCCCATCCGGATCAAACAGGAACCTCTGGACTAA